Proteins encoded together in one Anopheles darlingi chromosome 3, idAnoDarlMG_H_01, whole genome shotgun sequence window:
- the LOC125957621 gene encoding vacuolar protein sorting-associated protein 28 homolog, giving the protein MQENRPELYEEVKLYRQAREREKYDNMADLFALVSTLQNLEKAYIRDCITPQEYTAACSKLLVQYKVAFKLVQGDEFPTIDTFVKKFRLDCPAALERIREDRPITIRDDKGNTSKCIADIVSMFITLMDKLRLEIRAMDDLQPELRDLLDTMNRLSLIPDSFEGKEKISTWLATLNSMQASDDLSETQVRQLLFDLESSYSAFNNLLHTT; this is encoded by the coding sequence ATGCAGGAAAACAGACCAGAACTGTACGAAGAGGTGAAGCTGTACCGACAGGCGAGGGAACGCGAAAAGTACGATAACATGGCCGATCTGTTCGCCCTCGTCTCGACGCTCCAGAATCTAGAGAAAGCGTACATCCGGGACTGCATCACGCCCCAGGAATACACGGCAGCCTGTTCGAAGTTGCTGGTACAGTATAAGGTCGCGTTCAAGTTGGTGCAGGGTGACGAGTTTCCGACGATCGATACGTTCGTGAAAAAGTTCCGACTTGACTGCCCGGCCGCACTGGAGCGCATCCGTGAGGATCGACCGATCACAATACGCGACGATAAGGGCAACACTAGCAAATGCATTGCCGACATTGTGTCGATGTTCATTACGCTGATGGACAAGCTGCGACTGGAGATACGTGCCATGGATGATCTGCAGCCAGAGTTGCGCGATTTGCTTGATACAATGAACAGGCTGTCGCTGATCCCGGACAGCTTCGAAGGCAAGGAGAAGATCTCAACCTGGTTGGCTACGCTTAACTCCATGCAGGCATCGGACGATCTGTCCGAGACGCAGGTCAGGCAGTTGCTGTTCGATCTGGAATCGTCCTACTCTGCGTTCAACAATCTCTTGCACACCACGTAA
- the LOC125957593 gene encoding focadhesin: MENYQLIHSKLTLQSAACQLEKVLKLSQRSSRKLADSELELIKNLCKADNCRISQLATETILLLATDGTVDQGQVLGILMTVLPTSKSAQFITIGSAIFELLLLDLRRRCALAGTTGRSYTCQFDVKAPQHPVIQLLEKCETGCIIIFLEMISSTLEGHNSDPAIRENCVEFLRPVLLHLFVNVRSFPDCYKLWRLLVAKATDDPKAQDLLFEILAWRRDTSAPQTSYTVSLLVEGLDALQGSIDDHLLYLRLEVAINLAAILKDYISFNNDPTKCLIVLQEVCEDGLKHDPVPQWDVLLMILVDLLTVVSPMKQYRVVKIISNLCPRGGAFSRMMAKEAMIQLLGQPSYATQHLPLCDKILKDTSDEPANLLHPRIPIKTTYYHSELAKWSLICKWSSSSPTALEEYFRDDRSLRCVRFSGILGSMYRAIFVTTTFDDDVWRANFRALVAIMKGNDVQATQCMIPLLYGLAQQQDPGRRLHILQTLAATGAKENVIGILKAMTKDLDRATCLDLYLRLWKAEPRTYPLLYDLLKDTSRPPAKADLWEHTVTRAYTIREVCLIKPQQHGEDLVNLFSEILSNPNDADNEVAVCLSLDAISSLCEHQVVNIVSTWKVLGFRFADESRPRVIRSLCRFFANVPLIKVTSQEQERLVNHIIATLWHYVTDYDDGEIIGAALATLKHFNPNSLTLRQIPELFRQGIALPEPNADDGNSSADSPGSVPPECWIQLVQYTNLSAIDAAGDLVAHYIAREMETFRGGVYQTPEGRPEPSNLKYLPRASILSTIVNYLIAQSTKFATSSTISEQVLVQLLRIVAKKYSKPIPPLNWCFLHEYFVNCFEMRDYCVQIAIKQMPYSGTAKRMLENYLNELCETVMLEEDLVKIFAHIEAITETVQMPIYKRFVHLSLHFLAERAEDKRFGDSSAFLQALALVGKVFESNCINESNFEVLSETLKGFFGRFDLDTEIFRKYVDVLVLLPPIQLDDFPNLTEDASLMALQKKIYFEFAVRKQNPTVTVMPVVESIAKAVTRNSEDSQMLIVYFLEQLYEFVQCFNEPAIVGKPLIIFVDELISSTQSALVSMDLQSIRFMLDTFMMSVISFSGWGTLYGANSVSFDRALRMQLFPVALVTLFEQNYWREIDIKIYEVLYHLHGVTTLPSDLAQCFRNTLICCKKQPYFQQSKTWPKYVSMRRS, encoded by the exons atggaaaattatcaATTAATCCACTCTAAATTGACCCTACAATCAGCTGCTTGCCAGCTAGAAAAGGTGCTAAAACTTTCCCAAAGGAGTAGCCGAAAACTGGCGGACAGCGAGCtggaattgatcaaaaatcTCTGTAAAGCCGATAACTGCCGGATCAGCCAACTGGCCACGGAaaccatcctgctgctggccacggaTGGGACTGTCGATCAGGGACAGGTGCTTGGAATTCTTATGACCGTACTGCCGACCTCGAAATCCGCACAGTTTATCACGATCGGGAGTGCGATATtcgaattgctgctgctggatcttcGACGCCGATGCGCGCTCGCCGGAACCACCGGACGGAGTTACACGTGTCAGTTCGACGTAAAAGCCCCGCAGCATCCGGTAATTCAACTTCTGGAGAAATGTGAAACTGGATGTATAATCATTTTCCTGGAGATGATCTCTTCGACGCTTGAGGGCCACAACAGCGATCCCGCGATCCGGGAGAATTGTGTCGAATTCCTGCGACCCGTACTGCTACATCTGTTCGTCAATGTGCGCTCCTTTCCCGATTGCTACAAGTTGTggcggttgctagtggccaaAGCAACGGACGATCCGAAAGCGCAGGATCTTCTCTTTGAGATTTTAGCTTGGCGACGAGACACCAGTGCACCTCAGACGAGCTATACCGTTTCCCTACTGGTGGAGGGTTTGGACGCTCTgcaaggatcgatcgatgatcattTGCTATATCTACGGCTGGAAGTCGCCATCAATCTAGCGGCAATCTTAAAGGATTACATCAGCTTCAATAACGATCCTACCAAATGTCTGATTGTTCTTCAAGAAGTATGTGAGGATGGCTTAAAGCATGATCCTGTTCCACAGTGGGACGTTCTGCTAATGATATTGGTCGATCTACTAACCGTGGTCTCTCCGATGAAACAGTATAGAGTGGTGAAGATCATAAGCAATCTGTGTCCAAGAGGTGGCGCATTCAGTCGCATGATGGCAAAGGAGGCCATGATTCAATTGCTCGGTCAACCTTCTTACGCCACACAGCATCTACCGCTATGTGATAAGATACTTAAAGATACCTCTGATGAGCCGGCGAATCTGCTCCATCCCAGAATCCCAATTAAGACAACGTACTATCACAGCGAACTAGCCAAGTGGTCATTGATTTGCAAATGGTCTTCATCTTCTCCAACGGCTTTAGAGGAGTACTTCCGAGACGATCGTTCGCTGCGTTGCGTGCGATTCTCCGGTATTCTCGGTTCCATGTATCGTGCCATATTTGTAACGACCACATTCGATGACGATGTTTGGCGTGCCAACTTCCGTGCGCTTGTCGCAATAATGAAGGGCAACGATGTACAGGCGACGCAGTGTATGATTCCTCTCCTATACGGACTGGCACAGCAACAGGATCCTGGCAGAAGACTGCACATACTTCAAACattggccgcaaccggtgcaaAAGAGAACGTGATCGGTATACTAAAAGCAATGACGAAGGATCTTGATCGAGCGACTTGTTTGGATCTATACCTAAGACTATGGAAAGCGGAACCGCGCACCTACCCATTGCTGTACGATCTACTGAAGGATACCAGTCGACCACCGGCAAAGGCTGACCTTTGGGAGCACACCGTCACACGAGCGTACACGATTCGAGAAGTGTGTCTGATCAA ACCGCAACAGCATGGTGAAGATCTGGTGAATCTGTTTTCGGAAATTTTAAGCAACCCCAATGATGCGGACAATGAGGTCGCTGTGTGTCTTTCACTCGATGCCATCTCGAGTCTGTGTGAACATCAAGTAGTGAACATTGTCTCTACCTGGAAGGTGCTTGGCTTTCGCTTTGCCGACGAAAGTCGCCCCCGTGTTATCCGATCTTTATGCCGATTTTTCGCCAACGTTCCTCTGATTAAGGTAACTTCTCAGGAGCAGGAACGCTTGGTGAATCACATAATTGCCACACTATGGCACTACGTTACGGACTATGATGATGGAGAGATCATTGGTGCTGCACTTGCCACGTTAAAGCATTTCAATCCAAACTCGCTAACACTACGCCAGATACCGGAACTGTTTCGCCAGGGCATCGCTTtacccgaaccgaacgccgATGATGGCAATTCCAGTGCAGACAGTCCAGGTTCCGTACCACCCGAGTGCTGGATCCAACTTGTGCAGTACACCAATCTTAGTGCGATCGATGCGGCCGGTGATCTGGTAGCGCACTACATCGCTCGCGAGATGGAAACATTCCGGGGTGGTGTCTATCAAACTCCGGAAGGAAGGCCTGAGCCTTCAAATCTCAAATATCTTCCCCGTGCTAGCATACTGTCGACGATAGTTAACTATCTAATCGCACAAAGCACCAAATTTGCCACAAGTAGTACCATCAGCGAACAGGTGCTCGTTCAATTGTTGCGCATCGTTGCCAAGAAGTACTCGAAACCGATTCCACCGCTAAATTGGTGCTTTCTTCACGAGTATTTTGTGAATTGCTTCGAAATGCGTGACTACTGTGTGCAGATTGCGATCAAACAAATGCCTTACTCCGGAACGGCCAAGCGGATGCTGGAAAATTATCTAAACGAACTGTGTGAAACGGTTATGCTTGAGGAGGATTTGGTGAAAATATTTGCACACATAGAGGCCATTACGGAAACGGTCCAAATGCCGATCTACAAACGGTTCGTGCATTTGTCGCTCCATTTTCTAGCGGAACGCGCGGAAGACAAACGTTTCGGTGATAGTTCCGCATTCTTACAAGCGCTTGCACTGGTTGGTAAAGTTTTTGAGAGCAATTGCATCAATGAAAGCAACTTTGAGGTGCTCTCTGAAACGCTAAAAGGATTCTTCGGACGATTCGATCTCGACACCGAG atattCCGAAAGTATGTTGACGTATTGGTTCTATTGCCCCCTATTCAATTAGACGACTTCCCTAATCTAACCGAAGATGCATCGTTGATGGCACTTCAAAAGAAGATTTACTTCGAGTTTGCCGTCCGGAAACAAAATCCAACAGTTACGGTGATGCCAGTCGTTGAAAGTATTGCCAAGGCTGTAACCAGAAATAGTGAAGATTCTCAAATGCTGATTGTGTATTTCCTCGAACAATTGTATGAATTTGTGCAATGCTTTAACGAGCCAGCGATCGTTGGCAAACCATTGATTATCTTTGTCGATGAGCTGATCAGTAGCACACAGTCGGCACTTGTTTCGATGGATCTACAATCGATCCGGTTCATGCTAGACACGTTTATGATGAGCGTGATTAGCTTTTCCGGTTGGGGCACACTATATGGTGCCAATAGCGTCTCCTTTGATCGAGCTTTGCGGATGCAGCTGTTTCCTGTAGCTCTAGTGACACTGTTTGAGCAAAACTATTGGCGAGAAATCGACATCAAG ATTTATGAGGTCCTTTACCATCTACATGGCGTGACGACTTTACCGAGCGATCTGGCACAGTGCTTTAGAAATACGCTCATATGCTGTAAGAAGCAGCCATACTTCCAGCAGTCCAAAACGTGGCCTAAATATGTGTCTATGAGAAGAAGTTAA
- the LOC125957606 gene encoding malate synthase-like, whose protein sequence is MKDAKRELLIETAPHRLETAYKEVFTDGALEFLAQLVSEFDDDVERLLQARTRRRLLVEEGKWTPEFENQSEDLEWTVNELPERLRNRKLDLGDVSPANTVHFIDCLYADVQGIQVDFDDGHCPTWRNTVLGISNVTRAVRGTLQGAPADVRSYPILMLRPRAFNMIEHHCIVNGKEVIGPLFDFAILMYHNARTMVNLGIGPYFYLSKIEDPSETQLWNKIFCWTEHRLGIAKGAIKACVLIENILAAFRMEDILYSIKDHAIGLNCGIWDYCASIIAKFGKRDTFLLPDRNKYVNMGQPFLRNYMRLLINICHKRGALATGGMAAKVLPFGKDKPDLSDEEIIESVKLAKSVEIDAGVDGFMIYDLRMVDAINELWQRRVLTENQLNVLPNVENITARSLLAIPMGGVTIAGLNNNITIALLFIYHWLTGSGIFFLNGAVEDSATAEISRSQLWQWIRMGAPIEDKEGTFVTRRLVYQMLDQTISTAYRAWCITPPDRKRLLSSKYMLLDIISSRNYIEFLTTHLNDSHKFRTLHNKNDGLMAKL, encoded by the exons ATGAAGGACGCCAAACGGGAGCTCCTGATCGAAACGGCTCCCCATCGGCTGGAGACAGCGTATAAGGAAGTGTTCACAGACGGTGCCCTAGAGTTCCTTGCACAGCTCGTATCCGAGTTTGATGACGATGTGGAGAGG CTTTTGCAAGCTCGTACCAGAAGACGGCTGCTTGTCGAGGAGGGGAAGTGGACGCCGGAGTTTGAAAACCAGAGCGAGGATCTAGAATGGACGGTCAATGAACTACCGGAGCGGTTGCGCAACCGAAAACTCGATCTCGGCGACGTCAGTCCGGCCAACACGGTGCATTTCATAGATTGCTTATACGCCGATGTACAAGGGATTCAG GTTGACTTTGACGATGGACACTGTCCGACATGGCGCAACACGGTGCTGGGAATCTCCAATGTAACGCGTGCCGTACGAGGTACTCTGCAAGGCGCTCCGGCAGACGTGAGATCGTATCCGATTCTGATGTTGCGACCAAGAGCATTCAATATGATCGAACATCATTGTATCGTGAATGGGAAGGAAGTGATTGGACCATTGTTTGATTTCGCCATTCTTATGTACCACAATGCTCGAACGATGGTGAACCTAGGCATTGGTCCTTATTTCTACTTGTCCAAG ATCGAGGATCCCAGCGAAACTCAGCTATGGAACAAGATCTTCTGCTGGACCGAGCATCGCCTCGGTATAGCGAAGGGAGCGATCAAAGCCTGCGTGTTGATCGAGAACATCCTAGCAGCGTTCCGCATGGAGGACATTCTGTACTCGATTAAGGATCATGCGATCGGATTGAACTGCGGCATTTGGGACTACTGTGCAAGCATCATAGCTAAATTCGGCAAACGGGACACATTTCTCCTGCCCGATCGCAACAAGTATGTGAATATGGGGCAACCATTCCTGCGGAATTACATGCGCCTTCTGATCAACATTTGCCACAAGCGTGGAGCTCTGGCGACCGGTGGTATGGCAGCGAAAGTTCTGCCATTTGGTAAAGACAAACCCGACCT GAGCGATGAGGAAATTATTGAAAGCGTGAAACTTGCCAAATCAGTCGAAATCGATGCCGGTGTTGATGGGTTCATGATTTACGATTTACGGATGGTCGATGCGATCAACGAACTATGGCAAAGGAGAGTTCTTACGGAGAATCAGCTCAACGTTCTACCGAACGTAGAAAACATTACTGCGAGGAGTTTACTAGCGATCCCAATGGGAGGCGTTACAATCGCAGGACTCAA CAATAACATCACCATCGCTTTGCTCTTTATTTACCACTGGCTGACGGGGAGCGGGATATTCTTCTTGAACGGAGCCGTCGAGGACTCGGCGACGGCGGAAATTTCGCGCTCACAGCTTTGGCAGTGGATCCGTATGGGCGCACCCATCGAGGATAAAGAGGGCACATTCGTAACACGCCGGCTGGTGTATCAGATGCTGGatcaaaccatttccaccgcCTACAGAGCGTGGTGTATCACGCCGCCCGATCGCAAACGACTCCTGTCCTCCAAGTACATGCTGCTGGACATAATATCGTCGCGGAATTATATAGAATTCCTTACCACGCATCTCAACGATAGTCACAAGTTCCGTACGTTGCACAATAAAAACGATGGCCTTATGGCCAAACTGTAa